The following proteins are encoded in a genomic region of Streptomyces sp. NBC_01723:
- a CDS encoding BON domain-containing protein codes for MSEPTSHGRPASPTGSPAGENIEYRIAHLHDRLAAEELGELGVRAEIRAGAVAITGTVPSERCRETLLRIAHQELAGLTVHADVVVVETAGPDHAEELR; via the coding sequence ATGAGCGAGCCCACGTCCCACGGGCGGCCGGCGTCGCCCACCGGATCCCCGGCGGGCGAGAACATCGAGTACCGCATCGCCCACCTGCACGACCGGCTCGCCGCGGAGGAACTGGGCGAGCTGGGCGTACGCGCCGAGATCCGGGCCGGCGCCGTCGCGATCACCGGCACGGTGCCGTCCGAGCGGTGCCGCGAGACGCTGCTGCGGATCGCCCACCAGGAACTGGCCGGGCTCACCGTGCACGCGGACGTCGTGGTGGTGGAGACCGCCGGCCCCGACCACGCCGAGGAGCTGCGATGA
- a CDS encoding metallophosphoesterase family protein — MIRVAAVGDIHMGPDSQGLLRPAFETLPDCADLLLLAGDLTRHGTPEEARVVAEEVRDLPVPVVAVLGNHDHHDERPDKVAALLRDAGVTVLEGEGVVVECAGSRVGIAGAKGFCGGFVGRSAGEFGEPLMKEFVRTTRRSADSLRSALEELAGRDCAVRIALTHFSPVADTLAGEPLEIYPFLGSYLLAEAIDTAGADLAVHGHAHLGTEHGMTAGGVRVRNVAQPVIRRAFNVYQLNAA, encoded by the coding sequence ATGATCCGCGTCGCCGCCGTCGGGGACATCCACATGGGGCCCGACAGCCAGGGACTGCTGCGGCCCGCCTTCGAGACCCTGCCCGACTGCGCCGACCTGCTGCTGCTCGCCGGTGACCTCACCCGGCACGGCACGCCGGAGGAGGCGCGGGTGGTCGCCGAGGAGGTGCGCGACCTGCCGGTGCCGGTGGTGGCCGTCCTCGGCAACCACGACCACCACGACGAGCGGCCCGACAAGGTCGCCGCGCTCCTGCGGGACGCCGGCGTGACCGTGCTGGAGGGTGAGGGCGTGGTCGTGGAGTGCGCCGGGAGCCGGGTCGGCATCGCCGGGGCCAAGGGGTTCTGCGGGGGCTTCGTGGGCCGCAGCGCCGGTGAGTTCGGCGAGCCGCTGATGAAGGAGTTCGTCCGCACCACCCGGCGCTCGGCGGACAGTCTGCGCTCCGCCCTGGAGGAACTGGCCGGCCGGGACTGCGCCGTGCGGATCGCGCTCACCCACTTCTCCCCCGTCGCCGACACGCTCGCCGGTGAACCGCTGGAGATCTACCCGTTCCTCGGCAGCTACCTGCTCGCCGAGGCGATCGACACGGCCGGCGCGGACCTCGCCGTCCACGGCCACGCCCATCTGGGCACGGAGCACGGCATGACGGCGGGCGGGGTACGGGTGCGCAACGTCGCCCAGCCGGTGATCCGCCGCGCCTTCAACGTCTACCAGCTGAACGCGGCCTGA
- a CDS encoding fructosamine kinase family protein produces MCSDSSYSDVAARFTGRPATAERRLSGSLGEVVLDDGRTVVVKVVDGPGAVRAEAAGLRWLAAAGAVRVPVVHGHDDRRLVIDRVPQGRPGVEAAARFGRELAALHAAGAPAFGAAPPGGPEEAYIGLAPMRNAVGSDWPSWYAEHRVLPYLRRAVDDATLTGGEAADVERVCERLPGLAGPAEPPARLHGDLWNGNVLWGEDGHVHLIDPAAHGGHRETDLAMLRLFGCPHLERITAAYEESAPLADGWAGRVGLHQLFPLLVHAVLFGRGYAEQALAAARAAG; encoded by the coding sequence GTGTGCTCCGACTCCTCGTACTCGGACGTCGCGGCGCGGTTCACCGGCCGGCCGGCGACCGCGGAGCGCCGGCTGTCCGGTTCGCTCGGTGAGGTCGTCCTGGACGACGGCCGCACGGTCGTGGTCAAAGTGGTGGACGGCCCGGGTGCCGTGCGGGCCGAGGCCGCCGGGCTGCGCTGGCTGGCCGCGGCCGGTGCGGTGCGGGTCCCGGTGGTGCACGGGCACGACGATCGACGGCTGGTCATCGACCGGGTGCCGCAGGGCCGGCCGGGCGTGGAGGCGGCGGCCCGGTTCGGCCGGGAGCTGGCCGCCCTGCACGCCGCCGGTGCGCCCGCGTTCGGGGCCGCGCCGCCCGGTGGGCCCGAGGAGGCGTACATCGGGCTCGCCCCGATGCGCAACGCCGTCGGGAGCGACTGGCCGTCCTGGTACGCCGAGCACCGCGTCCTGCCGTATCTGCGCCGTGCGGTGGACGACGCCACCCTCACCGGGGGCGAAGCGGCCGACGTCGAGCGGGTCTGCGAGCGGCTGCCCGGCCTCGCGGGTCCCGCGGAGCCGCCGGCCCGGCTGCACGGCGACCTGTGGAACGGCAACGTGCTCTGGGGCGAGGACGGGCACGTCCACCTGATCGACCCGGCGGCGCACGGCGGGCACCGGGAGACCGACCTGGCGATGCTGCGCCTCTTCGGCTGCCCGCACCTGGAGCGAATCACGGCGGCGTACGAGGAGAGCGCGCCGCTCGCCGACGGCTGGGCCGGCCGCGTCGGCCTGCACCAGTTGTTCCCGCTGCTGGTGCACGCCGTCCTGTTCGGACGCGGGTACGCCGAACAGGCCCTCGCGGCGGCACGCGCGGCGGGGTGA
- a CDS encoding SLC13 family permease — translation MSTTVLSEAVPLVLLLGVLAFAVLRPRGLPEAVAAVPAAVLAVALGTVTPQQAWEETRTLLPVVVFLALVLMLAYLCAKEGLFEAVGAAVARRCGGSPRRLLTGVFGVACAVTAVLSLDATAVLLTPVVLATASRAGARARPHVYATAHLSNSASLLLPVSNLTNLLAFTASGLSFTRFAALMALPWLAAIAVEYAVFRRFFRADLNEPAAPPAPGAAARATPTVPRFTVVVVALTLAGFALSSPLGLDPAWAALAGVLVLGLRALARRHVTPREMAGAASPLFCVFVLALGVVVEAVVTGGPASGLGRLLPDGDSLPALLGVAAVAAVLANVVNNLPAVLALLPLAAPAGPAHVLAVLIGVNLGPNLTYVGSLATLLWRRILHRHGIDVSLARFTLLGLLTVPATVAASTVALWGALRLIGT, via the coding sequence CTGAGTACCACCGTCCTCTCCGAGGCCGTCCCCCTCGTCCTGCTGCTGGGTGTCCTGGCCTTCGCCGTGCTGCGCCCGCGTGGGCTGCCGGAGGCGGTGGCCGCCGTACCCGCCGCCGTGCTCGCCGTGGCGCTCGGCACGGTGACCCCGCAGCAGGCGTGGGAGGAGACGCGCACGCTGCTGCCGGTGGTCGTCTTCCTCGCGCTGGTACTGATGCTGGCGTACCTGTGCGCGAAGGAAGGCCTGTTCGAGGCCGTCGGCGCGGCCGTGGCCCGCCGCTGCGGGGGCAGCCCGCGGCGCCTGCTGACCGGCGTGTTCGGCGTGGCCTGCGCGGTCACGGCCGTGCTCAGCCTGGACGCCACCGCGGTCCTGCTCACCCCCGTGGTCCTCGCCACCGCGTCCCGTGCGGGTGCCCGCGCCCGCCCGCACGTGTACGCCACGGCGCACCTGTCGAACTCCGCCTCGCTGCTGCTGCCGGTCTCGAACCTGACCAACCTGCTGGCGTTCACGGCCAGCGGCCTGAGCTTCACCCGGTTCGCCGCGCTGATGGCGCTGCCCTGGCTGGCCGCGATCGCCGTGGAGTACGCCGTCTTCCGGCGCTTCTTCCGCGCGGACCTGAACGAGCCGGCCGCCCCGCCCGCGCCGGGAGCGGCCGCCCGTGCCACTCCGACCGTCCCCCGGTTCACCGTCGTCGTCGTGGCCCTGACCCTGGCCGGGTTCGCCCTCTCCTCCCCCCTCGGGCTCGACCCCGCGTGGGCGGCACTGGCCGGCGTTCTGGTGCTCGGTCTGCGGGCGCTGGCCCGGCGGCATGTCACGCCGCGGGAGATGGCGGGCGCCGCGTCGCCGCTGTTCTGCGTGTTCGTCCTGGCCCTCGGTGTCGTGGTGGAGGCGGTGGTGACGGGCGGCCCGGCGTCCGGGCTGGGGCGGCTGCTGCCGGACGGGGACTCGCTGCCGGCGCTGCTCGGGGTGGCGGCGGTGGCCGCGGTGCTGGCCAACGTCGTCAACAACCTGCCGGCCGTCCTCGCCCTGCTCCCGCTGGCCGCGCCCGCCGGTCCGGCGCACGTGCTCGCGGTGCTGATCGGCGTGAACCTGGGCCCGAACCTCACCTACGTGGGCTCGCTCGCGACCCTGCTCTGGCGGCGGATCCTGCACCGGCACGGCATCGACGTGAGCCTCGCCCGGTTCACGCTGCTGGGGCTGCTCACCGTGCCGGCCACGGTCGCGGCGTCGACCGTGGCGCTGTGGGGGGCGCTGCGCCTCATCGGCACCTGA
- a CDS encoding DoxX family protein, with product MSLLRTAGRPMLASMFVAGGLHSLRRPQDVASAAEPVVRPVTERVSVLPDRTEQLVRLNGAVHVVGGIMLGLGRCPRVAALALAATLVPTTLAGHRFWEAEEPADRAQQRIHFLKNLAMMGGLLIAADDTAGKPSLLWRGRHAATGVRHDAHLVQRSVRATARPAATVGGVRAKLGH from the coding sequence ATGAGTCTTCTGCGTACGGCCGGCCGCCCGATGCTCGCCTCGATGTTCGTCGCGGGCGGCCTGCACTCCCTGCGCAGGCCCCAGGACGTCGCGTCGGCGGCCGAGCCGGTCGTGCGGCCGGTGACCGAGCGGGTCTCGGTGCTGCCGGACCGCACCGAACAACTCGTACGGCTCAACGGGGCCGTGCACGTGGTGGGCGGCATCATGCTGGGGCTGGGCCGCTGTCCCCGGGTGGCCGCGCTGGCCCTGGCCGCGACGCTGGTGCCCACCACGCTGGCGGGGCACCGCTTCTGGGAGGCCGAGGAACCGGCGGACCGTGCGCAGCAGCGCATCCACTTCCTCAAGAACCTGGCCATGATGGGCGGCCTGCTGATCGCGGCCGACGACACCGCGGGCAAGCCGTCCCTCCTGTGGCGGGGTCGGCATGCCGCGACGGGGGTGCGGCACGACGCCCACCTGGTCCAGCGTTCGGTGCGGGCCACGGCCCGCCCGGCCGCGACCGTGGGCGGCGTCCGGGCGAAGCTGGGCCACTGA
- a CDS encoding PP2C family protein-serine/threonine phosphatase, giving the protein MSTPEPGDATLQGFLADPAHLTLDLPTAVARCSHALGLRHTVVYLVDLQQRHLVPQTGMASALPVDGSLAGWSYRTQALRVEESGADGVTAWFPLLDGAERLGVLAVNDTALTSSTLTRGRALASLTAMMITSKRAYEDSYVRSTRTERMQLPAEMLRAFLPPRTIGNAQVVSTAVLEPAYEIGGDAFDHSLTETTLHVAVMDAMGHDLASGLTSAVALAACRNARRTGAELPELVTAVDEALSAWLPDQFCTAVVCQLDLDTGVLRWANCGHPAPILIRDQRLVIDAMEREADPPMGLPAQLTARPRRTHEISLEPGDRVLMYTDGVVEARTPEATLLGLERFADYVIRATAGGELAPESLRRLIHSILAMQEDRLRDDATLLMFEWRPPSG; this is encoded by the coding sequence GTGTCCACGCCGGAGCCGGGCGACGCCACGCTCCAGGGGTTCCTCGCCGATCCGGCCCACCTCACCCTGGACCTGCCCACCGCGGTGGCCCGCTGCTCCCACGCCCTCGGACTGCGGCACACCGTGGTCTACCTCGTCGACCTCCAGCAGCGGCACCTCGTCCCGCAGACCGGCATGGCCTCGGCCCTCCCCGTCGACGGGTCGCTGGCCGGATGGTCGTACCGCACACAGGCGCTGCGCGTGGAGGAGTCGGGGGCGGACGGCGTCACCGCCTGGTTCCCGCTGCTGGACGGCGCGGAGCGGCTCGGCGTGCTGGCCGTGAACGACACCGCGCTCACCTCGTCGACGCTCACGCGGGGCCGGGCGCTCGCCTCGCTGACCGCCATGATGATCACCTCGAAGCGGGCCTACGAGGACTCCTACGTCCGCAGCACCCGCACCGAGCGGATGCAGTTGCCCGCCGAGATGCTCCGCGCCTTCCTGCCGCCGCGCACCATCGGCAACGCGCAGGTCGTCTCGACGGCCGTCCTGGAGCCCGCGTACGAGATCGGCGGCGACGCCTTCGACCACTCGCTCACCGAGACGACCCTGCACGTGGCCGTCATGGACGCCATGGGGCACGACCTGGCCTCCGGGCTCACCAGCGCGGTCGCCCTGGCCGCCTGCCGCAACGCCCGGCGCACGGGCGCCGAGCTGCCCGAGCTGGTGACGGCCGTGGACGAGGCGCTGTCCGCCTGGCTGCCGGACCAGTTCTGCACGGCGGTCGTCTGCCAGCTCGACCTGGACACCGGGGTGCTGCGCTGGGCCAATTGCGGCCACCCCGCGCCCATCCTCATCCGCGACCAGCGGTTGGTCATCGACGCCATGGAGCGCGAGGCCGATCCGCCGATGGGCCTCCCGGCGCAGCTCACCGCACGGCCGCGCCGGACCCACGAGATCTCGCTGGAGCCCGGGGACCGGGTGCTGATGTACACCGACGGTGTCGTGGAGGCGCGGACCCCGGAGGCGACACTCCTCGGCCTGGAGCGGTTCGCCGACTACGTCATCCGGGCCACGGCCGGCGGCGAACTGGCGCCGGAGTCGCTGCGCCGGCTGATCCACTCGATCCTGGCCATGCAGGAGGACCGGCTGCGGGACGACGCGACGCTGCTCATGTTCGAGTGGCGGCCCCCGTCCGGCTGA
- a CDS encoding GNAT family N-acetyltransferase: MIRTAAVRPYRPADAAALDDICVRTAHNGRDSRPEYADPSVLPAVFAAPYVHLDPGLAFVLDDGEGRAVGYILGTADTPRFAEEFRSTWLPRVADRYPAPQGPPEGPDAVMAGLLHDPERMIVPELAAYPAHLHIDLLPEWQGRGYGRALMREFWRALRERGVPAVHLVMAAANTQARAFYDRMGFQEIEVAGMDPADVTCLGRTTEDDA, translated from the coding sequence GTGATCCGGACTGCCGCCGTACGTCCCTACCGTCCCGCCGACGCCGCCGCGCTCGACGACATCTGCGTCCGCACCGCGCACAACGGCCGCGACAGCCGGCCCGAGTACGCCGACCCCTCCGTACTGCCCGCCGTCTTCGCCGCCCCGTACGTCCATCTGGACCCCGGCCTGGCCTTCGTGCTGGACGACGGGGAGGGACGGGCGGTCGGTTACATCCTCGGTACGGCGGACACACCGCGCTTCGCCGAGGAGTTCCGCTCCACGTGGCTGCCGCGGGTCGCGGACCGCTATCCGGCGCCGCAGGGGCCGCCCGAGGGCCCGGACGCGGTCATGGCCGGGCTGCTGCACGATCCCGAGCGGATGATCGTCCCCGAACTGGCCGCCTACCCGGCCCATCTCCACATCGACCTGCTGCCCGAATGGCAGGGGCGCGGGTACGGCCGGGCGCTGATGCGGGAGTTCTGGCGGGCGCTGCGGGAGCGCGGCGTACCGGCCGTCCACCTGGTCATGGCCGCCGCCAACACCCAGGCCAGGGCCTTCTACGACCGGATGGGCTTCCAGGAGATCGAGGTGGCGGGCATGGATCCCGCGGACGTCACCTGCCTGGGACGGACGACGGAGGACGACGCCTGA
- a CDS encoding nucleotidyltransferase family protein: MRQPADENAFEQRAGVSELRPATGDPGLVPPSEPGHEDLPVDRNQAILQAAKQVGSTLKKAEHPFALAGSVAVYAHGGTQNLQHDVDFCIRPDDADAVAATLRAAGLVVYTPPEDWLLKASCLGQQVDLIFELAHEPVTTELLDRAQDLSVDSVLMPVLSPTDLLRGLLAAFSEHHCDFGAVLPIARTLREKIDWAGLRRDCADAPMPAAFFFILERLEIIPPAGHPVGAPPAPAQEEQS; this comes from the coding sequence ATGAGGCAGCCCGCCGACGAGAACGCTTTCGAACAGCGCGCCGGCGTTTCCGAGCTCCGTCCGGCAACGGGGGACCCCGGGCTGGTCCCTCCGAGCGAGCCGGGCCACGAGGATCTGCCGGTCGACCGCAACCAGGCGATCCTCCAGGCGGCCAAGCAGGTGGGTTCGACCCTGAAGAAGGCGGAGCACCCGTTCGCGCTGGCCGGCAGTGTCGCCGTGTACGCGCACGGCGGCACCCAGAACCTCCAGCACGACGTGGACTTCTGCATCCGGCCCGACGACGCGGACGCCGTCGCCGCGACGCTGCGGGCGGCCGGCCTGGTGGTGTACACGCCGCCCGAGGACTGGCTGCTGAAGGCGAGCTGTCTGGGCCAGCAGGTCGACCTGATCTTCGAGCTGGCGCACGAGCCGGTCACGACGGAGCTGCTGGACCGGGCGCAGGACCTCTCCGTGGACTCGGTGCTGATGCCGGTCCTGTCCCCCACCGACCTGCTGCGCGGCCTGCTGGCGGCCTTCTCGGAGCACCACTGCGACTTCGGTGCGGTGCTGCCGATCGCCCGCACACTGCGCGAGAAGATCGACTGGGCGGGGCTGCGCCGCGACTGCGCGGACGCCCCGATGCCGGCCGCGTTCTTCTTCATCCTGGAACGGCTGGAGATCATCCCCCCGGCCGGCCACCCGGTCGGCGCACCGCCCGCCCCCGCGCAGGAGGAGCAGTCATGA
- a CDS encoding maleylpyruvate isomerase family mycothiol-dependent enzyme, whose amino-acid sequence MEFTRFLDCLAADYDRMRTVVGTDADAAVPTCPGWTVADLTRHVGEVYLHKTAAMREGVEPEPWPPKEFAEEEPAALLDRGYTALRAEFATRAPGDAAAGWYGPDQSVGFWIRRMAQETVVHRIDAELATGRPVTPVPDDLAVDGIDELLKVFVSFAVAEWGEYFTEILDGSPGRTFLVRAGDAVWRVRTGPGEFAVTDGAGDGTADVTLSGAPEAVLRRLWNRTGTEDDDGVRVEGAPEAVGELRRCIVVATQ is encoded by the coding sequence ATGGAGTTCACCCGCTTCCTCGACTGCCTCGCGGCCGACTACGACCGTATGCGGACCGTCGTCGGGACCGACGCCGACGCCGCGGTGCCGACCTGCCCCGGCTGGACGGTCGCCGATCTGACCCGCCACGTCGGCGAGGTCTACCTGCACAAGACCGCCGCCATGCGCGAGGGCGTCGAGCCCGAGCCCTGGCCGCCGAAGGAGTTCGCCGAGGAGGAGCCGGCCGCGCTGCTCGACCGGGGATACACGGCGCTGCGCGCCGAGTTCGCCACCCGCGCCCCCGGGGACGCGGCCGCCGGCTGGTACGGCCCCGACCAGAGCGTCGGCTTCTGGATCCGGCGGATGGCCCAGGAGACCGTCGTGCACCGCATCGACGCCGAACTCGCCACCGGCCGGCCCGTCACCCCCGTACCGGACGACCTCGCCGTCGACGGGATCGACGAACTGCTCAAGGTCTTCGTCTCGTTCGCCGTCGCCGAGTGGGGCGAGTACTTCACCGAGATCCTGGACGGCTCCCCGGGACGCACGTTCCTCGTGCGGGCCGGTGACGCGGTCTGGCGGGTGCGCACCGGACCGGGGGAGTTCGCCGTGACGGACGGCGCCGGTGACGGCACGGCCGACGTGACGCTGAGCGGCGCCCCGGAGGCGGTACTGCGACGGCTCTGGAACCGGACGGGCACCGAGGACGACGACGGCGTGCGCGTCGAGGGCGCTCCCGAGGCCGTCGGGGAACTGCGGCGCTGCATCGTCGTGGCGACCCAGTGA
- a CDS encoding TetR/AcrR family transcriptional regulator, translating into MTATKPSPATEDRRQRKARQTRDALATAACDLLLERGSAATTVEAIAERADVTRRTFSRHFAGKEDAALDFVRRDGARINELLRARPADEPPLLAYRRAVRDWLADGEDPAWHVRPRMRRLVALADTEPDLFAAYQRIRVDAQEESIRIVAERLGTDDARDVRPAALVDAAAGVLIAALRLWARGDAPDSGAADLAALAERAYDALISEAAAATPASTEEDREQAP; encoded by the coding sequence ATGACGGCAACGAAGCCCTCCCCCGCCACCGAGGACCGACGGCAGCGCAAGGCCCGGCAGACCCGCGACGCGCTGGCCACCGCCGCCTGCGACCTGCTCCTGGAGCGCGGTTCGGCCGCGACCACGGTGGAGGCCATCGCCGAGCGCGCGGACGTCACGCGCCGCACGTTCAGCCGGCACTTCGCCGGCAAGGAGGACGCGGCCCTCGACTTCGTCCGCCGGGACGGCGCCCGCATCAACGAGCTGCTGCGCGCCCGCCCCGCCGACGAGCCGCCGCTGCTCGCCTACCGCCGGGCGGTGCGCGACTGGCTGGCCGACGGGGAGGACCCGGCCTGGCACGTCCGCCCGCGGATGCGCCGGCTGGTGGCCCTGGCCGACACGGAGCCCGACCTGTTCGCCGCCTACCAGCGCATCCGGGTCGACGCCCAGGAGGAGTCGATCCGGATCGTCGCCGAAAGGCTCGGCACCGACGACGCCCGGGACGTGCGCCCGGCCGCCCTCGTCGACGCCGCCGCCGGAGTCCTGATCGCCGCCCTGCGCCTGTGGGCGCGCGGTGACGCGCCGGACTCGGGAGCCGCAGACCTCGCCGCCCTCGCGGAGCGGGCCTACGACGCCCTGATCTCGGAGGCCGCGGCCGCGACCCCCGCCAGCACAGAGGAAGACAGAGAGCAAGCACCATGA